The Acanthopagrus latus isolate v.2019 chromosome 1, fAcaLat1.1, whole genome shotgun sequence genomic interval AATCTACGAGAAGGCAGGCTTCAGTTCAGTCAGCCCTGAGAACAGCTGTTAGCCGCCGGGGCTCAGCCTTCAAACTCTGCAAACTTAAATAAAACTGTCTTTAACCTGTCTTCACAGTCTCATAACATTTATCATAAAGCTTCCCGTCACTGTGCCAGCTCCACCCTCCAGTTTCCCCTTCTGCCTGATGGGTTACATAACcgcagaggcagagagacgcTGGAATGCAAAAGGCCTCACGGTGCTAACATGGATCTAAGTGCTGATAATGACATTATCTACCGAGTTGTAAACCTTGtgatcacatttttatatttgttttggggttttttttcatggtgGAGTATCTTTCCAAAAGATCTGATATGCTCCTTTTCTAACATCTTGCAACACTTTCCTCCAAGTTTCTATACTTTGCTCTACATGTTGCTCTTGTTATCCAGGTCTGGTTCTTTCACCCTCtcagccctttttttccccaggacGTCCTGTCAGTATAAAGAGCTCCTCCACTTAAAGTCTCGTGTTTACAATGAGAGAAGAACCTTAAAGAAGTCAGCACAAGTCTGGACTGGAAAAGTTATTGGCGTACAGCCGTATTTTATGCTTTTACCATACCGTGAACGTGTGcagaatggatgaatgaatgaatgaggagTTAATTACACAGATATCTGAGCCTCAGCTCTTCTCAACTTTGAGGTTATTTGAGTTAATGTGACCCATTTTTACCAACTGCAAGCTGAAGTTGGTGCAGCGTATCAGGATGAGACGGAGCGTTAAAACATGATGAGTTGTTTCAGGAGACCGTGAGCACTTCTGAGGCTTCGACATTTGGTTACAAGCTCtcaaaaatgtgataaatgtgaATATAAGGTTGACTAAACGCATCAGGCACTATGATTAGGTACATCTtgtaaaatgtaattctgtCAAATACAACCTGTAGCTCTCAATGTTCAGGTTTTGGAGACATTGTTGGAAATGTTCTTGTTACATTTTTGGCATTATAAGTGCAAAACGTAGGAATTTCActctttaaattcttttttaaGTTTGATGTTACTTGGTTTGATGTTAGCTCTCGGCCTGAAAACGTCCACCGCCCACTGAAACGTGTGAGAAAACCAAGACAGTGCTGGATATCTTTGGTTCACATCACATTGTTGGTGTTTTGCACTCAGCAGGGATAATTGGAAGGAGGATTTATGGCACCTGATGGTTTACTGTTGAACAGGATTAAGTGAAACAGCCTCAACCGGCCAGTTAATTTCAGCGGTGTTGTAAAAGTTGAGTTAATGGGGCTGATCGTTGAAACTGGCTGTGAAGGTGCTCAGTTAAAGTGCAgcatgttattttttaattggGCGACAAACTGAGAtaaaaacttgatttaaagTTTGGGCATGCACTTGTTTTCCAGtgttattgtaatattttccatttttttgtcaaacGCCCAGCGttaatttattctgtttgtgtgtccttaATGATTTCTTATTGTcgtttccacattttttttgtccccaCTGTTGCATTTAATTGACTTTTACCAGTATTGTGTTTATCATCATCTGCTAAAACTCTCATCCTGTCAACTTATTCCCCCGCTGGACTTCTTCATTCGACcagttttaaaatattctgtcCTAAATCGCAAAACTAGAGCTAAACAAACCTAAAAACGAGGCCAAACTTCACAGCTCAGGTGAACTAAATCAACCAGTAAGTAACAGCTTGTGTACCAGGTAATGTCGTCTCCGCCGGTCTGGGCTGATGATCCAGGAAACTGTTCAGATGTCCTGCTTTGTTTCCCCAATAGAGCTTTTCAGATCTCCACTCAAGGCTTAAAGTATTTACAACGCTGCAGTCTGCTTTTCCTCTAGCAAAGCCTCCCTGAGGACGGCATTACAGCTAATGGGAGGGATATGGCCAAACAGATGGAGCTGGCATGCTGCAGAGCCATCCGCTGTCTCAGAGTTTGAGATGGGTTTTTGTTCactagtttgtttgtttgtttgtttgtttatttatttcagagcGTTGGGCCAACTTTGGGGGGGTTAAATCTCAAATACGATTTCCCCCGAGTGGCTTAATTGAAAGCCAAGTCCTAAAGCCAGATGGTTTCATTTGTAAAGATTCAAGAGGGCGAGGAAAAACTGTCccagcagaaatgtgatgatgtgCAGCAtggttttagaaaaaaaaaaaaaaaaactaaataaaaaaaaagtgacattttgacatctaaatggcaaaaaaaaaaaaatacaggctCCCAATTTCATGTGAGATTCTGAAAAAACGTTTAATTATTCATGATCAAGTGTCTTTTTGTTGCCAAGagatacaaaacaaagagactTTGTTCGTGAGGGAAGaaattttgtttacaaaaaacacacaatgaagcCTCAGCAGCACGAGTGGCAGCACAgacagaggctgcagagaaGCTATAATACAACTATTTACATGAACTGCTCTGCAGTTCAAAGCCTCAGTAAGAATATTTATATTGAAATCATCCAAACCCCAATGAATTCCTGCATTTAGTAAAGAAGCACctttagtttctgtttttgatatGTTGGGATACACTTGtgtttaaagggtcagttcaccaaaattgcaataaaaaaaggaagattttGCCTCTTAACATTAGACATGCACCTAACTTTGGTCAACTGTAAAGGATTTTCAGTCTCCTTCACCTCACTCTCCATTACAGTGGACACTTAAAATGCAAAAGGCCAtctcagtgtttggtttgtccattctgggctccTGTAGAAATATGTTGGTGCAACGTGAcggaagaggacctgctccctctgtggccttttctaaggtaacaaaagcACAATGATTCTTAGTGTCAGCTGATGATTCACTAACGGAACTATAGTTATGAATAATATATCCCATTTTTGCCAACTGATCCTAGTAAATTCTACAGATTGGACCCTGAAAACAGGTTTTTAGAGACTTCACTCACACTGAACATTTCTTACTGGCACCATTTCGATCACAAGGGCGAATGTTGACCATGAAATGAACCCATGAAAAACCTCCCTGAACTCAACATATACAATTAGTTTTTCAGAACACAAGACACCTAATCTGAGGCCCAAAGTCAAGGCAGATACACCAGATGGTCAATAACTGACAAGCGGCCATGGTTGAAATATAAAATCTTAGTTTCTAgtgatttacatttgtttttcaaattccAAAGATACTGACAATAAACGATTCTGCAGCCAACTGGGCAACAGAAGGGGGACCACAGTGAGTGAAAGACCCTTCCCAACCTGATTAGGCTGAATATAACTTGGAGTTCCAGCTCCTCAGAGCTGAGTAGCAGGTTTATACGCCAATTCTATGGCAAGACATCAGCAATTTGGGAGAACTAACCCTTTGAGGCTCAGTGTACTTCTGAAAGGCacaaaggaaaaatgtgtcaaaaaaataaaaaaggtatGACATCAGTTGCCGAACACATTTAATCAGACAAACTCTCCATTCTTGTTAAGAAGCACCATGGCACAAATTCAAAAGCTGATTGCACAGATTTATGACTCCTGATACAACTTGTGTTGATACACAAAGTCCCTGAAAAGAGTGAACCAAGGAGGTAAAGTAGCAACGCACACAAGTAGGAAAAAATGATTTACTTTGTACCAAAAGTGTATTTCTAGTTCAAAAAGGAAGTAAGTCAACATTCCTTCCTAATTGTGCGCTCTGCTaccctttttctctttattttttccttttgattcCAATATCTTTTGGCGAGTCCTCATTTCAGAAAGCACAGTATGTTCCTCTCCAGGCTGAAAggaatatttaataaaaaagcACCAAACTTGTGAACGTCCTCTGTTTAGTTCTCCTTtcttgtcacaaaaaaaaagcagtatcCATGGCAACAAGACCAAATAAATCCGACCCGGAGTTTTTCTGCCACTCCTCGTTATTCCACCCGCCCTGTTTTCACTGGATGCTAGGTGCCACGAGGTATCCGTTGAAGGTGATGTAAACATCCACGTCGTCACTGTAAACGGCGTTCTCCCGCTCCCTTTTGTAAAGTCGCACCCACACCTCGTCGTTCAGCGCCAGGTTCAGCATGACGCTCTGGCTCTGCATGATGGACCTCTCGCTGGGCTGAGCGTACAGGATCACCTGCTCCTTGTCGTTGTGCATCAGGTGGAGGTACGTCTCCTTAAAGTTCCAGGTGtggatgttgatgttgaagAAGTAGGTCCCCGGCACGTAGCAGTAGAACTTGCCCTTGAACATGTTGAAGTGCTCGTGCAGGTTGACGAACACCGTGTCGAACACCAGCGCCTGGTAGTAGTCCACGCTGTGCAGGGACTTGCGGCGTCCCACGGAGAAGGAAGAGTGGGGGATCTTGCAGGCGTCTCCGGGGGCGCCCGCCTGGCCTTTGCTGCCTTTATGGCCTACGGGGCCTCTGGCACCGGGGGGGCCCTCTATGCCGGGTTTGCCAGGTGTCCCCTTatcacctctgtctcctttaTCACCTGAACAGACAAGAAGAAACACGGGTGAGTGGTGACAACAGAACCACCATGGGCATCATCTGGACTTGTTTCCAGTAGGGTAAGTACCATAGTTTGGGATTATTTGAGGTTAATTTCCATCAAATGCTATGGTAATCATACTTATTTACTTCAGACAAGcgtttcacattttaaaaaaaacagactagCTGTGTTCACATGGATGGTAATATGCCACAATCAAAGAGATGTTCCTTTGTTAGAGGCTCTGGCTGGTAAACCGCCAATTAAAGTTTACATTTTACTCattaaatgctttgttttgtcagtaaCACATACAATGAATTTATGGGAACGTCACGCTTAAATTGAATACCATCATGTTTCAAGCAGGCTGGACACTTCGCAGCGAGTGGAACCAACTGGCACTTGGTAAATGGACATGCATTTCTGTAGCGCCTTTTCAAAGTGCCTTCAAAcacttgtcacacacacacacacacacacacacacacggctgccatgcaaggtcctgacctgctcatcaggggtaatttggggttcagtatcttgctgaaggatacttcaacatgcagatcCAGATTCAGCATGACACTGAATCAAACCTGCTTCCTCCTGATTGCTGAAGGACCCTTTGAGGCATGTAAAACGCACATCTACTTTATTTAATGTCAAGTAGGAATCCTCAAAATTAGAAAGACTTCAGTCAGGTAGAAGAAACACTGTCCATGAAACCAAAGCTACAGTTAAAGATTATATGTTTAGTTTCTTAATGTTTTGACTTGTTGGTCCCAGGTCATTGTACGGAAAGCCATGACCTGGATCTACTGCAATCAATACAAATCCAGAGGGAGTTTTTCTCATTCAGctaaaaaaaagagtaattaCCAAAATATTGGGACTGCTACAGTGTGActcctgataaaaaaaaaaagccccatgTTTCAGAtgagttgagacatttcacccCTGAACTTTCATATAAATAATTGTTTGAGGGTCACTTGTGAGtcagaactttgtttttcttattttcttttcgATGAATCATCTCATGACCCatcagatttatcttgtgacccCCAGGAGAGGCACAACCTTTACATATCTGGACTAAAAATACCTCACTGTAAAATAGTAGTTATAACTAGCTCATTTTCAAACAGCTagagtaaaattaaaaaaggctGACATAATGAAGCACCGGTAACAATCTAATCATTTAATGTATCAGGAAAGGTTCTGAGTTATTCTTCCACCAGAGTTTAATTTGGAGTTAGTAGAAACATTATTTGAgctctaaatgtgtttttttttttttgttcctcttcatGGAGAATTAAATAGATTGCTCATTGTGATAACACAGCTGTCTCCTTTTGTCAGCCGAGATGGAAATTAGTCCTCATTGTATCCACCGACTGTCAAAGactgcttgattttttttattttttctatcaCTAATTGGCTGAACCAGACGAGCACATGAAGAATATTTCTGATTTATGGATGTGAACTTGtgcagctgtgaaaaaaaaaaaaaaatcaattagtTTTGATCAAAGCTCTTggtgcaaaaaaacacaccgtTCATTGTGACGTGCACACAAAGACACGAGACTTTCTGACTTTGATAAATGGTAACAGATCCCGAAATGGAAACAAATTGCAGCAGGGCTTTCACATGTCACAGCCCAAATCCCACCGATAAATCTGAAgcaattttgtttaaaaagcaatacttgtatttattttgtgctCCTGATGGACTGAGAGACAAAATGTTCTGACAGGAATGTGTCAGGATGCCAGTAACTTTAAAAGCTGAGTCAGTGCTGAATCCTTTAATAACCTTTAGTGATCTCCACTAAAGGACCATTAGGAAGTGCAAGAACATTGGATTTCAAGCATTAGGGAAGGTCTTGTAAAACTAAAGGGCATCATAAAAAGGAAGGCAAGGCTTGAGAGGTGAGTTTTTTTAGTAGcggttcaaaaaaaaaaaaaaggtccagtgCGTCGTGGCAACTCGTCCGCAGCAGCTCGGTCGAAGGTTTTTAAATAATGAAGTTCTACCCACCACTCAGAAGTCcattttcatcactgaagagTGGATAAAATGTTCACAGAGGAAGTTTTATATCAGATCTATCATTATGGATTTATTGTACAAAGTCCCCCAAAAGACACCTGAGTTCCAGGCTGGATTATTCAGCTTCTGTAAAAGCTTTGACGGAGCTGCACGGCTGCCAGCTTTCACTGGGAAAAGAGTGAGGAGCTAAaattaacatttgaaaagttaTGAAATCATTCCTGAATGATGCAAATTAGTCGTGTACAACTATGTGGAGTCTCAGGGGGTTAACAAGGGGGGGAAGgtattttggtcattttgctaaACAGGAGGAAGGAATCCAAATTGTCTCCAGTTTATATTCTACTTCTCATGCACctctaaaaataattttaatagTATTAAAATAGTCCGTTGGATGTTTAAGCCCTCAGTAGCTCTCCTTGTTCTTGCTGTATCCTGTTTAAACGCCACAACAGCCAAACACCAGCTGGGTTTTAAAATTATACCCGACTTGACAGCAAATGCTGAAAATGATGAATGAGCTCATGTATATCCTCCCGTCACCACTCCTAACGTGAAATGTTGCGGGGGCAAGTGAACATTTCGAGTGCCGCTATTGTTCCaagtgttcaaaaaaaaaaaaaactctccacTCTGAAAATCAAGTGACACCGCTTATAGGACGTCATCTCCATATCACTCTGAAGCAGCtgcaataaaaaggaaaaagaaactgaaaaacaggcCCGCAAGCTAAAAGAAACTCTCACTGAATGATAAACAGACTCAACTGTGAAACGAAAAACATCCAGTAATAGTTGGAGGAGATGTTGGTGacagttttcacattcagttgAGGGGTCATGCGCTTCTGTACTGGTTGGACTAAAGAAACTTCCCAAATAACCTGCTCCCTCCATGGCTGGCACGCTGAATATTATTTAGCTCCAAGTGCTCATGAGTTAAAAACACCTCTGGTTTGGCTGAACCACACAGGAAAGAAGCCACGCTGCTGCCCTTCGCTCACCCTGACCGTGACACTTCCTGGAGATCTGAGGCGAAACATACCAGCGATCCCCTGGACAGATGCTCGATGATCAGTCCAGCTGTGACCAGCGTCCACACAGAGAGTTAAAGCAGTttccacaaacagcagcttaGCAGCACTTCTACGCTCGACGGCCATATATGGAGCTGAACCGCTTCTCCTGAAAATCAAGTAAGAGCCTTGTGCACAGTGAGACTGTGACCTCTCTTTACCTTTCAGTATCACAGGGGAGtaagttaatgtttctgcaaatacagttacagtttcAGCATTTGTCGATATCTTTCAGGGAGACACTGAGACATCTCCAAccgtgtttgtgttgacagaaCTCGTCTGTGGGGACCAAAGCAGGCGTTTTCAGCTAAAGCACGATCATTGATTGGTCCACTGTTTACGTTCATTCCGATAATGTCCTGCGTTTTTGCACGTGTGAGCGAGAGATGAGGCTAGCCAGCTAACTTAGCACAAAGCTTTGGGTAATACTGCAGTATGTTGTCATactataaacatataaatagcTTTGTTGTGGTAATGGTAGGAACGTGCCTGAGAACCAGTCCAAAACCACATAATATTTTAAGATTTCACAGATTTCACAAACACCTGTTTCAATAATGACAAAATGCCTCTTCAGGGATACTGAAACTGAAATGGGTTTCTTCCTTTTACCACCCTTTAAAGTTTCCTCAGTGAGGTGGGAAAAGGTGTTTTAAGGGACTTGGGCGTCAAGAGGGTGAGTGAAGATAAGAGAAACCTGCAGGCCAACCCTGCACCAACAGCACTACAGGTGGCCTTAATGCAGGTTAGTTGAACAGCCACTCAACTAGATTGCATAAAAAGTCTCTCAGTCAGGAAGAACAAGAGGAGAAAACCCAATCGGCTGTTTCACTGCCTctcttaagccttcacaaaaaggGGCGTCGGAGAACTCCCCAAGCTGCTCTTCATCTTTAATTAGCAGTCTGAATATACTGCAATCAGTCCACAGGGATTTTGCCATCTGGCTAAAATATAAAGAAGCTTCACATCTAAAATTAAGATTCCTGTTCCTGTCTGCAGAGTCAACATTTTTCCTTGAGGCATCAAGTCACAGTAAACATGTTGTAcacttcttttttctccattcattcattcattcattcattcattcattccacCTGTCTGCGGATTCAAGGTCCTTCCTGCTGTGaggagacacaaaaataaataaataacagaaaggCTAACTGGGTGAGAGTTGAGTCATGATGACAAAccaacatttacaaacacattaGAAGTAATGTGACAGCAGGCAGCATTACAAAGACTCTTTGGGAGAAACGGTGCTTTGAAATAAACTCATTGCTCTGGAGACGTTTCTACGCTTTGTGTTTCTACTGTACTGACCCACATGCTCGCAGCAGATTGGATATGTGTCAAAAACCCTTGAAAGATTTTCTGCAAGGTAGGAGATTATCCcaaatcacaacattttaaaactgtaatGCTAAAAGAGGAAAAGCAAGACACACTGACTTGACATGTTAAGGATTCAAATTGGCTCCAGAGGCTTCCTGCTGGTTAACATATGTTGTCATTTACGGCTAACAGACTGCAAATGTAGAAATCCCAAACGAGAGCTCACGTATTTTGTATTTCAACTGTACTTAAGCCAAGTGGAACCTCCTGAATGTCTGCagggtgtttaaaaaaaaaaaaaaggaaaaaaacagtttaattcTGTAGCCGgtgatgtaaaaaaataaaacgtgtGGGGGAAGTGATGTCTGTGTCCGTGACTGAGTGTTCTGCTTTCTGTCGAGAAAAATCTGGCTCCCCGCTCGCTAAGACCGAGAGATGGGCTGACGGGCTGATTGTGGGCCACGCCGTTCAAATCCAATCACCACAGCTTTGTGGGAGCAAACCCAACAGCACACagttcacaacacacacacaacagcacataCACACTAACACTTAAAGCAGGCTTCACTGTTTTCAAGTGAGCGGTTCAGAGAAGacggggagtgtgtgtgtttgtgtgtgtgcacaagagCACAGCTAGCTTTCTTTCCATAGAATAGTTTCAGTGTAGTTTTCTGCCACATGAGCAGGATCAGGGCTGGGTGAAAGCGCCCGATGAGACCTCCTCATGTCCTCATCGCACAGCTGCAGCGCAGCAGCACTGTTTCACTGCCTCGTCTGTACAGAAGAGCAACAATAAACCTTTtccacagcagcaacactgacacaatagaaggtaaacacaggtttaattattgattattaatgttCTGTTCCTTTTGGTGTAGCGGAGGCTTTGTAATGAGCAAACACGCCCAACAGCAGCACCTTGACTCTTTAATTAGTATCATTGGTCACACCTGGACTGGACTGTTGTATGTCAAACTGGCTGCTGTGAGAGAAGGTCTGCCTGACACATAACAGCTCCTGCCGCAGGGATTGATATCTCCCAGaagtttacttttttattattataagaCCTTGAACAAAGAAAGAGGActtctgaaaacatgtttttttcatctttcttgcAACAAAAGCACATGAAAATATGACCTGAATGTCAAATTACAATTTTGAGCCAGAATGAATTGAATCATTGAAAGCTTAATAAAAAGGTGCAAACATATTGTTGTGCAGTCGCCACTTCAACCTATTTAAGATctatttaatcattattataCAGCCAGGATGGTACAACTTAATGGTAGTTATAGTCCTTTTCCGTTAAATAAATAGGTGTGTTACATACtgaatcttaaaaaaataaaacaaaagcagaactGAGGCGGAGTTCAGAGGATGAAAGTAGCCACACtcaggaaagaagctgctctgtcagtCTGGTTGTCCAGCAGAGGAGACTTCTGTATTGCTTGGCAGACGGCAGCAGGTTAAACAGATTTTGACTGGAGTTCCTGTTTTGTTCATTATTGGACGTGTCTACACCACGTTTCATACCCAGatatgtaaggacactcccacacagggtttaaaagcctgcgactcccctccagttagtcagaagtgaagaagcctcttggattgAAACGTCTTTATGAAACTCAAGTCCGATTTCCGATACGGCACTTAGGACACATAGCGTATGACCCAGATTTCACACATTTGTCGCGCAGACGTTGCCATGAAGATTTGTAGTTATCTCAGTAAGACGCAGTATTCCGAGTGTTTGCTCATTAGGAAGATCTTGGCGACATCTTCACAAACATTCCCCATATGTATTTCCTACACAACTCTTACCAAAGCCTGCTAGATGTTAGTTTATagcccattaaaaaaaaattactgctGCAGATGCAAAGAGAGTCGGCGATGTAAACTGTGTCCAAGACCTAAACTATAACTAAACTATGTGTCCATGCATTCTTCCTGCATGGGTGTGAGGCGAGAGAAGGGAAGTCAGAGCTTCTTTTCATGGTTCAGCAGTTGGACTGATTCGGGGGTTGATCGCAGGTCAGAACAGACTTGGCTTGTCCACTTATCAAAGGACCCAGCAGATAAAACAGCGGAGTGATGACACATCGTTTGGATCGCTCTTTTGCTTGAGTTGGCCGCTCTGGCTCTGATATTAGACACACATGTTCTCACAAATCCCTGTCTCCAGCTGCAGGAGTGTCGATCCTGGATATCAGAAAAATCCTTGTAGTTTTTAATCTCTTTTCCCtggtaacttttttttctgtttccctcccccTGAGCTTAAAACATACACCTGCAGCAAACAAATACGTAAAAACAAGGCTacagaatacaaacacacaaatatcatCTCATATAAGATGTCGCAGATTTGACTTGATAAGCGTGTCTGTGTTAATGCTGAGATGGTGATGCGATTCTACAAACAGATTAAAGGACGTGGTTCTGGTTTTTATGTGGTTTGTGAATTTCAAGCTAAAACAAGACGTCCTTTTTGGAGGTTTGGTCTCAGGTGGACGCTCCACTTGTCATACTTCTACTTCAATTTCTTCACTTACGGGTATATTCATATGTTGACGTGTATTTTCATCGTTGTTACTTGTCAGCCTCCTTCTTTCAAAAGAATCTTGAACcgatgttgttttttatttgtaagcGGTTCCAGGTTCTTTTTATCTGTCGAGTGTCTCATCAATGACGGTTTCACTTCTTTGTCTCAGTCACATTTAACCGTGAATGCGTGGCTACACTTCAGCGCCGCTGTTCCATTACAATATTCATGATTACTCTGCTGATTAAATAGAAGTCGTGCCAGACAGACCGCCATCTGGGAAAAGCAAGAAGTGACCTGATTAATCAAACCAAGCTTGAAAGCAGGAGATAGTAACACAGA includes:
- the c1qtnf6b gene encoding complement C1q tumor necrosis factor-related protein 1, with protein sequence MLAVCARLLLLLPLVCCVPSPSRPPSRLCRRCCDHSEPPAATAQYQMPEVRTVINMTILKGDKGDRGDKGTPGKPGIEGPPGARGPVGHKGSKGQAGAPGDACKIPHSSFSVGRRKSLHSVDYYQALVFDTVFVNLHEHFNMFKGKFYCYVPGTYFFNINIHTWNFKETYLHLMHNDKEQVILYAQPSERSIMQSQSVMLNLALNDEVWVRLYKRERENAVYSDDVDVYITFNGYLVAPSIQ